The following are from one region of the Fusobacterium varium genome:
- a CDS encoding ABC-F family ATP-binding cassette domain-containing protein → MSILDVSNVSHGYGSRAILENASFRLLKGEHIGLVGANGEGKTTFLNIITGKLLPDEGKISWCRHITTGYLDQYSTLEKGKSIRDILRSAFAHMYDLEQEMIGIYDKMGDCTPEEMDALIEEAGEIQSILEDGNFYSLDSKIEEYAAGLGLTDIGLERDVSELSGGQRAKILLAKVLLENPMILILDEPTNFLDENHIAWLKNFLQNYENAFILVSHDIPFLNDVVNVIYHVENAVLTRYTGDYYQFREMYELKKRQIEQAYKKQQKEIAHLKDFIARNKARVATTNLAKDRQKKLDRMEIIEIAKEKLKPEFEFTSARTPSREVITAKNLVIGYDEPLTKPLNFTVERNQKIAIKGVNGLGKSTLLKTLLGIIKPVAGEVEHGQFLEIGYFEQEEKSENITALDFIWNEYPSMTNREVRAALARCGLTTDHITSQMQVLSGGENAKVRLCKLMLKNINLLILDEPTNHLDIDAKEELKKAVKEFKGTVLLVSHEPDFYMDVVTDVWNVEDWTTKIV, encoded by the coding sequence ATGAGTATTTTAGATGTTTCAAATGTAAGCCATGGATATGGTTCAAGAGCAATTCTTGAAAATGCCTCTTTCCGTCTATTAAAAGGGGAACATATAGGACTTGTTGGGGCAAATGGAGAGGGAAAGACAACTTTCTTAAATATAATAACTGGAAAATTGTTGCCAGATGAAGGAAAAATCTCTTGGTGTAGACATATTACAACTGGATATTTAGATCAATATAGTACTTTAGAAAAGGGAAAATCAATAAGAGATATTCTTCGTTCTGCCTTTGCTCATATGTATGATCTAGAACAAGAGATGATAGGTATATATGATAAGATGGGAGATTGTACACCTGAAGAGATGGATGCTCTTATTGAAGAGGCTGGAGAGATTCAAAGTATCCTTGAAGATGGAAATTTTTACTCTCTGGATTCTAAAATTGAGGAGTATGCTGCTGGGCTTGGACTAACTGATATAGGTTTAGAACGTGATGTATCTGAACTTTCTGGGGGACAGAGAGCTAAAATTTTATTGGCTAAAGTTCTACTTGAAAATCCTATGATTCTTATACTTGATGAGCCTACTAACTTCCTAGATGAAAACCATATAGCTTGGCTTAAAAATTTTCTACAAAATTATGAAAATGCTTTTATCTTAGTTTCTCATGATATTCCTTTTTTAAATGATGTTGTAAATGTTATCTACCATGTAGAAAATGCTGTTTTAACTCGTTATACTGGAGATTACTATCAATTTAGAGAAATGTATGAATTGAAGAAAAGACAGATTGAACAAGCATATAAAAAGCAACAGAAAGAGATTGCTCACCTTAAAGATTTTATTGCTAGAAATAAAGCTAGAGTTGCCACTACTAACTTAGCTAAAGATCGTCAAAAGAAACTTGATAGAATGGAGATCATAGAGATAGCAAAAGAAAAATTAAAACCTGAATTTGAATTTACTTCTGCTAGAACTCCAAGTAGAGAAGTTATTACAGCTAAAAATCTTGTTATTGGTTATGATGAACCTCTTACTAAGCCTCTAAACTTTACTGTTGAAAGAAATCAAAAAATTGCTATCAAAGGTGTTAATGGACTTGGAAAATCAACTCTTTTAAAAACATTGTTAGGGATTATAAAACCAGTAGCTGGAGAGGTTGAACATGGGCAATTTTTAGAGATAGGATATTTTGAACAAGAGGAGAAATCTGAAAATATAACTGCTCTTGACTTTATTTGGAATGAGTATCCAAGTATGACAAATAGAGAGGTTAGAGCTGCTCTTGCTAGATGTGGACTTACAACTGATCATATTACAAGTCAAATGCAAGTTTTATCTGGGGGAGAAAATGCAAAAGTTCGTCTATGCAAATTGATGCTAAAAAATATTAATCTTTTAATACTTGATGAGCCTACTAATCACCTAGATATTGATGCTAAAGAGGAGTTAA